GATCTATTTTCGTTCAAGTAAGGGATTCTAGCCAATTGAAAGGATCTTCTGATCAATCCATAGATCATTTCGATTCCATTAGAAATGAGGATTCAGAATATCCCACATTGATCGATCAAACAGAGATTCAGCAACTAAAAGAAAGATCGATTCTTTGGGATCCTTCCTTTCTTCAAACGGAACGAACAGAGATAGAATCAGATCAATTCCCGAAATGCCTTTTTGGATCTTCCTCAATGTCCCGGCTATTCACGGAACGTGAGAAGCAGATGAATAATCATCTGCTTCCGGAAGAAATCGAAGAATTTCTTGGGAATCCTACAAGATCAATTCGTTCTTTTTTCTCTGACAGATGGTCAGAACTTCATCTGGGTTCGAATCCTATTGAGAGGTCCACCAGAGATCAGAAATTTTTGAAGAAAAAACAAGATGTTTCTTTTGTCCCTTCCAGGCGAGCGGAAAATAAGGAAATGGTTGATATATTCAAGATAATTACGTATTTACAAAATACCGTCTCAATTCATCCTATTTCATTCTTGAACAAAAATCCATTTTTTGATTTATTTCATCTATTCCATGACCGGAACAAAAGGGGATACACGTTACACCACGATTTTGAATCAGAAGAGAGATTTCAAGAAATGGCAGATCTATTCACTCTATCAATAACCGAGCCGGATCTGGTGTATCATAGGAGATTTGCCTTTTCTATTGATTCCTACGGGTTGGATCAAAAAAAATTCTTGAATCAGGTATTCAACTCCAGAGATGAATCGAAAAAGAAATCTTTATTGGTTCTACCTCCTCTTTTTTATGAAGAGAATGAATCTTTTTATCGAAGGATCAGAAAAAAATCGGCCCGGATCTACTGCGGGAATGATTTGGAAGATCCAAAACGAAAAACAGCGGTATTTGCTAGCAACAACATAATGGAGGCAGTCAATCAATATAGATTGATCCGAAATCTGATTCAAATCTATGGGTACATAAGAAATGTATCTAATCGATTCTTTTTAATGAATAGATCCGATCACAACTTCGAATATGGAATTCAAAGGGATCAAATAGGAAATGATACTCTGAATCATATAACTATAATGAAATATACGATCAACCAACATTTATCGAATTTGAAAAAGAGTCAGAAGAAATGGTTTGATCCTCTTATTTCTCGAACCGGGAGATCCATGAATCGGGATCCTGATGTATATAGATACAAATGGTCCAATGGGAGCAAGAATTTCCAGGAACATTTCCTTTCTGAACAGAAGAACCATTTTCAAGTAGTGTTCGATCGGTTACGTATTAATCAATATTCGATTGATTGGTCCGAGGTTATAGACAAACAAGATTTGTCTAAGTCACTTCGTTTCTTTTTGTCTAAGTCACTTCGTTTCTTTTTGTCCAAGTCACTTCTCTTTTTGTCCAAGTCACTTCCCCTTTTCTTTGTGAGTATCGGGAATACCCCCATTCATAGGTCCGAAATCCACATCTATGAATTGAAAGGTCCGAATGATCAACTCCGCAATCAGTTGTTAGAATCAATAGGTGTTCAAATCGTTCATTTGAATAAATTGAAACCCTTCTTATTGGATGATCATGATACTTCCAAAAGACCGAAATCCTTGATCAATGGAGGAACAAGATTACCATTTTGCTTCAAAAAGATACCAAAGTGGGTGATTGACTCATTCCATACTAGAAATAATCGCAGGAAATCCTTTGATAACACGGATTCCTATTTATCAATGATATTCCATGATCGAGACAATTGGCTGAATCCCGTGAAACCATTTCATAGAAGTTCATTGATATCTTCTTTTTATAAAGCAAATCCACTTCGATTCTTGAATGATCCAAATCGCTTCTGGTTCTATTGTAACAAAAGATTCCCTTTTTATGTGGAAAAGACCCGTATCAATAATTATGATCCTACATATGGACAATTCCTCACTATCTTGTTCATTCGCAACAAAATATTTTCTTCGTGCGTCGGTAAAAAAAAACATATTTTTGGGGAGAGAGAGACTATTTTGCCAATCGAGTCACAGGTATCTGACATATTTATACTTAACGATTTTACACAAAGTGGTGACGAAAGGTATAACTTGTACAAATTTTTCCATTTTCCAATTCGATCCGAGCCATTCGTTCGTAGAGCTATTTACTCGATCGCAGACATTTCTACAACACCTCTAACAGAGGAACAAATAGTTAATTTTGAAAGAACTTATTGTCAGCCTCTTTCAGATATGAATCTATCTGATTCAGAAGGGAAGAACTTGCATGAGTATCTCAGTTTCAATTCAAACATGGATTTGATTCACACTCCATGTTCTGAGAAGGATTTCCCATCTGGAAAGAGGAAAAAAAAACGGAGTCTTTCTCTAAAGAAATGCGTTGAGAAAGGGCAGATGTATAGAACCTTTCAACGAGATAGTGCTCTTTTCAATCTCTCAAAATGGAATCTCTTCCAAACATATATGCCATGGTTCCTTACTTCGACAGGGTGGAAATATCTAAATTTCACCACCCTTTTAGAGATTTTTTCAGAACCATTGCCGATACTAAGGATACTAAGTAGCAGGCACAAATTTGTATCCGTTTTGAGAGATATTATGCATGTATCAGATATATCATGGCCAATTCCTCAGAAGATTCTTCCACAATGGACTCTGACTCTGAAAAGTAAGATTTCGAGTCTGATAAGTGAGATTTCGAGTAAGTGTTTCCAGAATCTCCTTCTGTCCGAAGAAACGATTCATCGAAATAATGAGTCACCCGTTCCATTGATATGGACACATCTGAGATTAACAAATGCTCGGGAGTTCCTCTATTCAATCCTTTTCCTTCTTCTTGTTGCTGGATATCTCGTTCGCATACATCTTTTCTTTGTTTCCCGAGCCTCTAGTGAGTTACAGACAGAGTTAGAAAAGATCAAATCTTTGATGATTCCATCATACATGATTGAGTTGCGAAAACTTTTGGATAGGTATCCTACATCTGAATCTGAACTGAATTCTTTCTGGTTAAAGAATCTCTTTCTAGTTGCTCTGGAACAATTAGGAGATTTTCTGGAAGAAATACGGGTTTCTGCTTCTGGTGGCAACATGCTATTGGTTGGTGGTTCCGCTTATGGGGTCAAATCAATACGTTCTAAGAAGAAATATTTGAATATCGATCTCAGAAGTATCATACAAAATCCCATCAATCGAATCGCTTTTTCGAGAAATACGAGACATCTAAGTCGTACAAGTAAAGAGATCTATTCATTGATAAGAAAAAGAAAAGGGGTGAACGGTGATTGGATTGATGAGAAAATAGAATCCTGGGTCGCGAACAGTGATTTGGTTGATGATGAAGAAAGAGAATTCTTGGTTCAGTTCTCCACCTTAACGACCGAAAAAGAAAAAAGGATTGATCAAATTCTATTGAGTCTGACTCATAGTGATCATTTATCAAAGAATGACTCTGGTTATCAAATGATTGAACAACCGGGATCAATTTACTTACGATACTTAGTTGACATTCATAAAAAGTATCTAATGAATTATGAGTTCAATAGATCCTGTTTAGCAGAAAGACGGATATTCCTTGCTCATTATCAGACAATCACTTATTTACAAACCCCGTGTGGGGCTAATAGTTTTCATTTCCCATCTCATGGAAAACCCTTCTCGCTCCGTTTAGCCCTATC
This genomic stretch from Zingiber officinale chloroplast, complete genome harbors:
- the ycf2 gene encoding hypothetical chloroplast RF21; this translates as MKRHQFKSWIVELREILREIKNSHYFLDSWIKFNSVGSFTHIFFHQERFMKLFDPRIWSILLSRDSQGSTSNRYFMIKGVVLLVVAVLISRINNRKMVERKNLYLMGLLPIPMNSIGPGNETLEESFWSSNINRLIVSLLYLPKGKKLSESCFMDPQENTWVLPINQKCIMPESNRSSRWWRWGKRIGKKRDSSCKISNETVAGIEISFKEKDSKYLEFLFLSYTDDPIRKDHDWELFDCLSSRKKRNIINLNSGQLFEILGKDLISYLMSAFREKRPIEGEGFFKQQGAKATIQSNDIEHVSHLFSRNKWGISLQNCAQFHMWQFRQDLFVSWGKNEHESDFLRNVSRENLIWLDNVWLDRFFSKVRNVLSNIQYDSTRSRSIFVQVRDSSQLKGSSDQSIDHFDSIRNEDSEYPTLIDQTEIQQLKERSILWDPSFLQTERTEIESDQFPKCLFGSSSMSRLFTEREKQMNNHLLPEEIEEFLGNPTRSIRSFFSDRWSELHLGSNPIERSTRDQKFLKKKQDVSFVPSRRAENKEMVDIFKIITYLQNTVSIHPISFLNKNPFFDLFHLFHDRNKRGYTLHHDFESEERFQEMADLFTLSITEPDLVYHRRFAFSIDSYGLDQKKFLNQVFNSRDESKKKSLLVLPPLFYEENESFYRRIRKKSARIYCGNDLEDPKRKTAVFASNNIMEAVNQYRLIRNLIQIYGYIRNVSNRFFLMNRSDHNFEYGIQRDQIGNDTLNHITIMKYTINQHLSNLKKSQKKWFDPLISRTGRSMNRDPDVYRYKWSNGSKNFQEHFLSEQKNHFQVVFDRLRINQYSIDWSEVIDKQDLSKSLRFFLSKSLRFFLSKSLLFLSKSLPLFFVSIGNTPIHRSEIHIYELKGPNDQLRNQLLESIGVQIVHLNKLKPFLLDDHDTSKRPKSLINGGTRLPFCFKKIPKWVIDSFHTRNNRRKSFDNTDSYLSMIFHDRDNWLNPVKPFHRSSLISSFYKANPLRFLNDPNRFWFYCNKRFPFYVEKTRINNYDPTYGQFLTILFIRNKIFSSCVGKKKHIFGERETILPIESQVSDIFILNDFTQSGDERYNLYKFFHFPIRSEPFVRRAIYSIADISTTPLTEEQIVNFERTYCQPLSDMNLSDSEGKNLHEYLSFNSNMDLIHTPCSEKDFPSGKRKKKRSLSLKKCVEKGQMYRTFQRDSALFNLSKWNLFQTYMPWFLTSTGWKYLNFTTLLEIFSEPLPILRILSSRHKFVSVLRDIMHVSDISWPIPQKILPQWTLTLKSKISSLISEISSKCFQNLLLSEETIHRNNESPVPLIWTHLRLTNAREFLYSILFLLLVAGYLVRIHLFFVSRASSELQTELEKIKSLMIPSYMIELRKLLDRYPTSESELNSFWLKNLFLVALEQLGDFLEEIRVSASGGNMLLVGGSAYGVKSIRSKKKYLNIDLRSIIQNPINRIAFSRNTRHLSRTSKEIYSLIRKRKGVNGDWIDEKIESWVANSDLVDDEEREFLVQFSTLTTEKEKRIDQILLSLTHSDHLSKNDSGYQMIEQPGSIYLRYLVDIHKKYLMNYEFNRSCLAERRIFLAHYQTITYLQTPCGANSFHFPSHGKPFSLRLALSPSRGILVIGSIGTGRSYLVKYLATNSHVPFITIFPNNFPYSYYKPEGFFIDDSDSDDSDYRDDIDIDDSDDIDDDLDLDTELLDMTNVLTMDMPPSIYGFYIDITFRFALARAMSPCIIWIPNIHDLYVNYRSFGLLQNYLSRDCERYSTRNILVIGSTHIPQKVDPALIAPNKLNTCIKIRRLLIQQQRKHFFILSYTKGFHLEKKMFHTNGFGSITMGSNARDLAALINEALSISITQKKSIIETNTIRSALHRQTWDLRSQVISVQDHGILFYQIGRAVAQNVLLSNCPVDPISIYMKKKSCKEGDSYLYKWYFELGTSMKKLTILLYLLNCSAGLVAQDLWSSPGPDENNWIASYRFTENDSDLVHGLLELEGALLGSSRTEKDCSQFDNNRVTLLLRSEPRNQLDMIQNYEKYESEFEEEEEDIDPQQMEEDLFDHIVWAPRIWRPWTNLFDCIERPTELGFPYRAGSFRGKRSIYHEEDELQEHEEEFLQRGTMQYRTPDRFSKEQGFFRISQFIWDPADPFFFLFKDQSFVSVFSRREFFAYEEMSKVLITSQTDSPTSMYTRWFIGNRQEKYCELLIHRQKWLRSKSSLSNGSFRSNILSESYQYLSNLFLSKGTLLYQMTKTVLRRGWLFPDEMKHLIHVTGERFPIP